The following proteins come from a genomic window of Perognathus longimembris pacificus isolate PPM17 chromosome 12, ASM2315922v1, whole genome shotgun sequence:
- the LOC125360619 gene encoding golgin subfamily A member 2-like: protein MKDQDADIGLNTMAELESLKHLSEKLTSFVSDTTLTPDRETLPCSEQMQDLEELYEGLAEALDACCQTNIKLAKKVKILEKHSRDDVNELHQVKAYHQNILKENDELRKDLQLHKQTIEILVSQKNDLYTQLTTMQQAATHNAEEMRGLSSHLQSSQRRVAELEAVLSAISSQQKEEKEHTRELTREKDSLTVELEKTNKSMEELQEYNSTLEDRLQMALLEKATMEHGMEELQKKLATSNIIQLQCSGLCEHTVSPQALAQATKDKEQLESQVGALKEELENMATQLQIQLQVNNTLSQQNLLQEEQLQALEQASNMCAVQAEDRLHQTLDTLSQKQSTIRGALEENQHLQNQLAELQSGFVRLSGDNMELASTLQAEENTKKQLAKQLEQLQQKVLQGSRELQTVQENLQQTQEQLLATRQQNQQLQAQMSLLAVPGGSEMEEKKDEEAARLHLPIPENVQSPEDLIAFLYEAQTSVDAEKARLGQELRQQKLRCQYLAQLAAENNRRPEQEALATQSGRDCISQEMQGITRHIENLTRLFKEDLQVKTFLKERVEDLELLCMQLRGEVDSIRDDTAFYGNHLVLLEKRQREKNECIAQLDQDTQRMALELQDLLFQLQFQAASQSPPAKPTSGPPKSESACEDEFEDIDLNSDEEPTGQGAWLALPLENPTVQRIEPELPDFKQMQQEEEEAARLSSHCIPFFYHPAMDDQLDILVI from the coding sequence ATGAAAGACCAGGATGCTGACATCGGCCTGAACACCATGGCCGAACTCGAGAGCCTGAAACACCTTTCTGAAAAGCTCACTAGCTTTGTGTCTGACACCACACTGACCCCAGACAGGGAGACTCTCCCCTGTTCTGAACAAATGCAGGATCTCGAGGAGCTATATGAAGGGCTGGCAGAAGCCCTAGACGCCTGCTGTCAAACAAACATCAAACTCGCCAAGAAGGTGAAGATATTGGAAAAACACAGCAGAGATGATGTGAATGAATTACACCAAGTGAAGGCGTACCATCAAAACATATTGAAAGAAAACGATGAGCTGAGGAAAGATCTGCAGCTCCACAAGCAAACCATCGAAATTCTAGTATCACAAAAGAACGATCTATACACACAGCTGACCACCATGCAGCAGGCCGCCACTCATAACGCAGAGGAGATGCGGGGTCTTTCCAGCCACCTGCAGTCTTCCCAACGGCGAGTGGCAGAGCTGGAGGCTGTCCTTTCTGCCATCTCCAGCCagcagaaggaggaaaaggagcatACTAGGGAGCTgacaagagagaaagacagcCTAACGGTGGAGCTGGAGAAGACCAACAAAAGCATGGAAGAACTCCAGGAATACAACTCCACCCTGGAAGACCGTCTTCAAATGGCACTGCTTGAGAAAGCAACCATGGAACACGGAATGGAAGAGCTCCAAAAGAAGCTAGCGACATCCAACATAATCCAACTACAGTGCTCAGGGCTGTGTGAACACACAGTCAGTCCTCAGGCCTTAGCACAGGCCACTAAAGACAAAGAACAACTAGAGAGCCAAGTAGGGGCACTGAAGGAGGAGCTGGAGAATATGGCTACACAGCTGCAAATACAGCTGCAAGTCAATAACACCTTAAGTCAACAAAACCTCCTGCAAGAGGAGCAGCTGCAGGCCCTAGAGCAGGCCTCCAATATGTGTGCTGTGCAGGCAGAAGATCGCCTCCATCAAACATTAGACACCTTGAGCCAGAAACAAAGCACAATCAGAGGTGCTCTGGAAGAGAACCAGCACCTCCAGAACCAGCTGGCTGAACTGCAAAGTGGCTTTGTGAGGCTCAGTGGTGACAACATGGAGCTGGCCAGCACCTTGCAGGCAGAGGAGAACACAAAGAAACAACTGGCAAAGCAGCTGGAGCAGCTGCAGCAGAAGGTGCTGCAGGGCAGCAGGGAACTGCAGACAGTCCAGGAGAATTTGCAGCAGACCCAGGAGCAGCTCCTAGCCACCAGGCAGCAGAACCAGCAGCTGCAGGCTCAGATGAGCCTCCTGGCTGTCCCTGGAGGAagtgaaatggaagagaaaaaggatgagGAGGCAGCTAGACTCCACCTCCCCATCCCAGAGAATGTTCAGAGCCCAGAAGACTTGATTGCCTTTCTCTATGAGGCTCAAACCTCGGTTGATGCAGAGAAGGCCCGGCTGGGCCAGGAACTGAGACAGCAGAAATTGCGCTGCCAGTACCTGGCTCAACTGGCAGCCGAGAACAACAGGAGGCCCGAGCAGGAGGCCCTGGCCACACAGAGTGGCAGAGATTGCATTTCTCAGGAGATGCAAGGCATCACTAGGCACATTGAAAACCTGACGAGGCTCTTCAAGGAAGACCTTCAGGTTAAAACATTTTTGAAGGAGCGAGTAGAGGACCTTGAACTACTCTGCATGCAGCTCAGGGGAGAGGTGGACAGCATCAGGGACGACACTGCTTTCTATGGAAATCACTTGGTGCTGCTGGAGAAGCGACAGAGGGAGAAGAACGAATGCATTGCCCAGCTGGACCAGGACACGCAAAGGATGGCGCTGGAGCTGCAGGATCTACTTTTCCAGCTGCAGTTCCAGGCAGCCTCTCAGAGCCCACCTGCAAAGCCCACCTCAGGTCCCCCCAAATCGGAGTCAGCCTGTGAGGATGAATTTGAAGACATAGACCTGAACAGTGATGAGGAGCCCACAGGACAAGGGGCATGGCTGGCTTTGCCCCTGGAGAACCCCACCGTGCAGCGGATAGAGCCAGAGCTGCCTGACTTCAAGCAAatgcagcaggaggaggaggaagcagctcGCTTGAGCAGTCACTGCATCCCTTTTTTCTACCACCCTGCTATGGATGACCAGCTAGACATCTTGGTCATCTAA
- the LOC125360621 gene encoding golgin subfamily A member 2-like, translating into MDTASTKDQDADISLNTMAELESLKHLSEKLTSFVSDTTLTPDRETLPCSEQMQDLEELYEGLTEALDACCQTNIKLAKKVKVLEKNSRDDVNELHQVKAYHQNILKENDELRKDLQLHKQTIEILVSQKNDLYTQLTTMQQAATHNAEEMRGLSSHLQSSQRRVAELEAVLSAISSQKEEEKEHTRELTREKDSLTVELEKTNKSMEELREYNATLEERLQMALLEKATMEHGMEELQKKLATSNIIQLQCSGLCEHTVSPQALAQATKDKEQLESQVGALKEELENMATQLQVNNTLSQQNLLQEEQLQALEQASNMCAVQAEDRLHQTLDTLSQKQSTIRGALEENQHLQNQLAELQSGFVRLSGDNMELASTLQAEENTKKQLAKQLEQLKQKVLQGSRELQTVQENLQQTQEQLLATRQQNQQLQAQMSLLAVPGGSEMEEKKDEEAARLHLPIPENVQSPEDLIAFLYEAQTSVDAEKARLGQQLRQQKLRCQYLAQLAEENNRRPEQEALATQSGRDCISQEMQGITRHIENLTRLFKEDLQVKTFLKEQVEDLELLCMQLRGEVDSIRDDTAFYGNHLVLLEKRQREKNECIAQLDQDTQRMVLELQDLLFQLQFQAASQNLPAKPTSGPPKSESACEDEFEDIDLNSDVEPAGQGAWLALPLENRTMQRIEPELPDFKQMQQEEEEAARLSSQCMPFFYWHAMDDHLDILVI; encoded by the coding sequence ATGGACACAGCATCAACGAAAGACCAGGATGCTGACATCAGCCTGAACACCATGGCCGAACTCGAGAGCCTGAAACACCTTTCTGAAAAGCTCACTAGCTTTGTGTCTGACACCACACTGACCCCAGACAGGGAGACTCTCCCCTGTTCTGAACAAATGCAGGATCTCGAGGAGCTATATGAAGGGCTGACAGAAGCCCTAGACGCCTGCTGCCAAACAAACATCAAACTCGCCAAGAAGGTGAAGGTATTGGAAAAAAACAGCAGAGATGATGTGAATGAATTACACCAAGTGAAGGCATACCATCAAAACATATTGAAAGAAAACGATGAGCTGAGGAAAGATCTGCAGCTCCACAAGCAAACCATCGAAATTCTAGTATCACAAAAGAACGATCTATACACACAGCTGACCACCATGCAGCAGGCCGCCACTCATAACGCAGAGGAGATGCGGGGTCTTTCCAGCCACCTGCAGTCTTCCCAACGGCGAGTGGCAGAGCTGGAGGCTGTCCTTTCTGCCATCTCCagccagaaggaggaggaaaaggagcatACTAGGGAGCTGACGAGAGAGAAAGACAGCCTAACGGTGGAGCTGGAGAAGACCAACAAAAGCATGGAAGAACTCCGAGAGTACAACGCCACCCTGGAAGAGCGTCTCCAAATGGCACTGCTTGAGAAAGCAACCATGGAACACGGAATGGAAGAGCTCCAAAAGAAGCTAGCGACATCCAACATAATCCAACTACAGTGCTCAGGGCTGTGTGAACACACAGTCAGTCCTCAGGCCTTAGCACAGGCCACTAAAGACAAAGAACAACTAGAAAGCCAAGTAGGGGCACTGAAGGAGGAGCTGGAGAATATGGCTACACAGCTGCAAGTCAATAACACCTTAAGTCAACAAAACCTCCTGCAAGAGGAGCAGCTGCAGGCCCTAGAGCAGGCCTCCAATATGTGTGCTGTGCAGGCAGAAGATCGCCTCCATCAAACATTAGACACCTTGAGCCAGAAACAAAGCACAATCAGAGGTGCTCTGGAAGAGAACCAGCACCTCCAGAACCAGCTGGCTGAACTGCAAAGTGGCTTTGTGAGGCTCAGTGGTGACAACATGGAGCTGGCCAGCACCTTGCAGGCAGAGGAGAACACAAAGAAGCAACTGGCAAAGCAGCTGGAGCAGCTGAAGCAGAAGGTGCTGCAGGGCAGCAGGGAACTGCAGACAGTCCAGGAGAATTTGCAGCAGACCCAGGAGCAGCTCCTAGCCACCAGGCAGCAGAACCAGCAGCTGCAGGCTCAGATGAGCCTCCTGGCTGTCCCTGGAGGAagtgaaatggaagagaaaaaggatgagGAGGCAGCTAGGCTCCACCTCCCCATCCCAGAGAATGTTCAGAGCCCAGAAGACTTGATTGCCTTTCTCTATGAGGCTCAAACCTCGGTTGATGCAGAGAAGGCCCGGCTGGGCCAGCAACTGAGACAGCAGAAATTGCGCTGCCAGTAcctggctcaactggcagaggaGAACAACAGGAGGCCCGAGCAGGAGGCCCTGGCCACACAGAGTGGCAGAGATTGCATTTCTCAGGAGATGCAAGGCATCACTAGGCACATTGAAAACCTGACGAGGCTCTTCAAGGAAGACCTTCAGGTTAAAACATTTTTGAAGGAGCAAGTAGAGGACCTTGAACTACTCTGCATGCAACTCAGGGGAGAGGTGGACAGCATCAGGGATGACACTGCTTTCTATGGAAATCACTTGGTGCTGCTGGAGAAGCGACAGAGGGAGAAGAATGAATGCATTGCCCAGCTGGACCAGGACACACAAAGGATGGTGCTGGAGCTACAGGATCTACTTTTCCAGCTGCAGTTCCAGGCAGCCTCTCAGAATCTGCCTGCAAAGCCCACCTCAGGCCCCCCAAAATCAGAGTCAGCCTGTGAAGATGAATTTGAAGACATAGACCTGAACAGTGATGTGGAGCCCGCAGGACAAGGGGCATGGCTGGCTTTGCCCCTGGAGAACCGCACCATGCAGCGGATAGAGCCAGAGCTGCCTGACTTCAAGCAAatgcagcaggaggaggaggaagcagctcGCTTGAGCAGCCAGTGCATGCCTTTTTTCTACTGGCATGCTATGGATGACCACCTAGACATCTTGGTCATCTAA